Proteins co-encoded in one Bacillus sp. FSL H8-0547 genomic window:
- a CDS encoding nicotianamine synthase family protein: MKDKYTFLVSIKMLLHEIAELSVFIKKSSPCCEMLTEKLDELSAFVTDEKNEKQWLLWESDQEIRKYASLLRETSSAAIAALEKHQSVCTSKSNADLSGYFSALSSAVKKDAVRCGISRESEVFFIGSGAFPLSALTIAKETGARLTCLDIDEEAVEMGREIAYLSGLKENVRFTSEPVKELPAIKSATHVVIASLVREKTAIIEQLASLLPYGAKVILRYGNGLKSIFNYPYHDSPESVWKTEPVYPDKRFYDTLMLTKVQALTGKEVEYS; encoded by the coding sequence TTGAAAGACAAATACACATTTTTAGTGTCAATAAAAATGCTTTTGCACGAAATAGCAGAATTATCGGTCTTTATTAAAAAAAGCAGCCCGTGCTGTGAGATGCTGACAGAAAAACTGGATGAACTTTCTGCATTTGTCACAGATGAAAAAAACGAAAAACAATGGCTTTTATGGGAAAGTGATCAGGAAATCAGAAAATATGCCAGTTTGCTTAGAGAAACGTCTTCCGCTGCAATTGCTGCTCTGGAGAAACATCAATCTGTATGCACGTCAAAAAGCAATGCTGATCTGTCGGGTTATTTTTCCGCGCTTTCATCCGCGGTGAAAAAGGATGCAGTCAGGTGCGGAATTTCGAGGGAATCAGAGGTATTCTTCATTGGATCTGGAGCTTTTCCTCTTTCCGCTCTAACAATCGCAAAGGAAACAGGGGCACGGTTAACATGTCTTGATATTGATGAGGAAGCTGTCGAAATGGGCAGGGAAATTGCCTATCTGTCAGGTTTAAAGGAGAACGTGCGATTTACAAGCGAGCCGGTTAAAGAGCTGCCTGCCATTAAAAGTGCCACGCATGTTGTGATTGCATCCCTTGTAAGAGAAAAAACGGCCATTATTGAGCAGCTTGCATCCCTTCTTCCGTATGGAGCAAAAGTGATTCTGCGCTATGGAAATGGCCTTAAATCTATTTTTAACTATCCGTACCATGATTCACCGGAGTCGGTCTGGAAAACAGAACCGGTTTATCCGGATAAACGCTTCTACGATACACTTATGCTGACAAAAGTGCAGGCATTAACAGGAAAGGAAGTCGAATATTCATGA
- a CDS encoding opine metallophore biosynthesis dehydrogenase — protein sequence MTLNSHAFGNTLIAGAGPAAFAAAVQAAKGGYSNKLGLANRAGEHSEQLQKYFELNGFEVSSLFAPHLDQSLNGKAAIYYFYPSLGEVNDLWETIILCTPSHIYIEVLKEINIKNLKRAKQVVLLSPGIGSASMIVEQLALDIEVISLSAYYAATKFSAEDPFSAFTKALKKKVYVGSSHRNSSFAPVMADFLRSTGPESEILSSAVEAEARSITTYVHPPLFMNCVAMREILREDKSLKSMYKLYPEGPITQHAIKAMNALWKEISEVVLCLGASPINLLEFLNDDNYPVHEYTLSRNDICEFPSFSSQKQEYLLYIRYTAILIDPFSVPDENGTYFDFSKVPFAQVRRSRSGKWVLPRVPLEDYHKLKLVTELAFKAGIPMPVAHLLLRTFEEETAQFSETQREAFENYDPEGKRETC from the coding sequence ATGACATTAAATTCGCATGCTTTTGGGAACACGCTGATTGCAGGGGCGGGACCGGCAGCCTTTGCAGCAGCAGTACAAGCTGCAAAAGGAGGATACTCAAATAAATTGGGCTTAGCCAACCGGGCCGGAGAACATTCCGAACAACTTCAGAAATACTTTGAACTAAATGGATTTGAAGTGTCGTCCTTATTTGCTCCTCACTTAGATCAAAGCTTGAACGGAAAAGCCGCCATTTATTATTTTTACCCATCTTTAGGTGAAGTGAACGATTTATGGGAGACGATTATACTATGCACGCCAAGCCATATATACATTGAAGTTTTAAAAGAGATAAACATAAAGAATCTTAAAAGGGCAAAACAAGTGGTTCTTCTCTCTCCTGGAATCGGCTCTGCTTCAATGATCGTCGAGCAATTGGCATTAGATATAGAGGTTATCAGCCTGTCTGCTTATTATGCCGCGACGAAGTTTTCAGCAGAAGATCCGTTTTCAGCTTTCACAAAAGCTTTGAAAAAAAAAGTGTATGTTGGTTCCTCACATAGAAACAGCAGCTTTGCACCTGTTATGGCTGATTTTCTAAGAAGTACCGGCCCGGAATCGGAAATTCTTTCATCAGCAGTTGAAGCCGAGGCAAGAAGCATAACAACCTATGTCCATCCGCCATTGTTTATGAACTGTGTTGCGATGAGAGAGATACTGAGAGAAGACAAGTCTTTAAAATCCATGTATAAGCTTTATCCGGAAGGACCGATTACCCAGCATGCGATAAAAGCTATGAACGCTCTTTGGAAAGAAATCTCAGAAGTTGTTCTTTGTTTAGGTGCAAGTCCTATTAATCTATTGGAATTTTTAAACGATGATAACTATCCAGTTCACGAATATACACTCTCAAGAAATGATATTTGCGAGTTCCCTTCGTTCAGTTCACAGAAGCAGGAATATTTGCTGTACATCAGATACACGGCTATTTTGATTGATCCCTTTTCAGTCCCGGATGAGAATGGAACGTACTTTGATTTTTCAAAAGTGCCGTTTGCCCAGGTGAGACGGTCCCGGTCAGGAAAATGGGTGCTTCCAAGAGTTCCGCTTGAAGACTACCACAAGCTGAAACTGGTGACCGAACTTGCTTTTAAAGCAGGCATCCCTATGCCTGTGGCTCATTTGTTGCTGAGGACGTTTGAAGAGGAAACAGCACAATTCAGTGAAACACAACGTGAAGCGTTTGAAAACTATGATCCTGAAGGGAAGAGAGAAACATGCTGA
- a CDS encoding S-ribosylhomocysteine lyase, with amino-acid sequence MPSVESFDLDHNAVVAPYVRHCGVHKVGTDGLVNKFDIRFCQPNKQAMKPDVIHTLEHLLAFNIRTHAEKYDHFDIIDISPMGCQTGYYLVVSGEPKVEEIIDLLEDTLKDAIEITEIPAANEKQCGQAKLHDLEGAKRLMRFWLDQDKKDLAKVFG; translated from the coding sequence ATGCCATCAGTAGAAAGCTTTGACCTTGATCATAATGCAGTCGTTGCCCCGTATGTCAGACATTGCGGCGTTCATAAAGTAGGAACAGACGGACTTGTTAATAAATTTGATATCCGCTTCTGCCAGCCGAATAAGCAGGCAATGAAGCCGGATGTAATCCACACACTTGAGCATCTGCTTGCATTCAATATCCGCACGCATGCTGAAAAATACGATCATTTTGATATCATCGATATTTCACCAATGGGCTGCCAGACCGGCTACTACCTGGTAGTGAGCGGCGAGCCGAAGGTTGAAGAAATTATCGATCTTCTTGAAGATACTTTAAAAGATGCCATCGAAATTACTGAAATTCCGGCAGCCAACGAAAAGCAGTGCGGCCAGGCTAAACTTCATGATTTAGAAGGAGCCAAGCGACTTATGCGTTTCTGGCTTGATCAGGATAAGAAAGACCTTGCAAAGGTTTTTGGATAA
- a CDS encoding DMT family transporter, translating to MLKNGVMLAVLSSLVFSVMNALVKAVSLNIPASEIMFFRSLIGTVIIFVMMRQSKTVFSKKGVPMLFVRGMLGAMYLYAYFFTISKIPLADASILAHLSTIFVFFLSAVFLKEKVSKSTFYVLPLVFLGAILLIKPFQFSSFSVYALVGVLSALFAAGAATSIRFLSKTHRSYEIVFYFLATGTVLSIPLMWNEFVIPSLLECFYLICIGVVSLLGQIFLTKAFTHENIVVVEMTRYIGIVFNALWGFLFWSEIPDAITISGGILIVASCVLLSMMKRKTAVVQGRSSSV from the coding sequence ATGCTGAAAAATGGAGTAATGCTTGCGGTTTTATCCTCACTCGTTTTTAGTGTGATGAATGCCCTTGTAAAAGCGGTCAGCCTAAATATTCCTGCTTCAGAAATCATGTTTTTCAGAAGCTTGATCGGCACTGTCATCATTTTCGTGATGATGAGGCAAAGCAAAACCGTATTTTCAAAAAAGGGTGTTCCCATGCTCTTTGTAAGAGGGATGCTCGGTGCCATGTATCTATATGCTTACTTTTTCACCATTTCAAAAATACCGCTTGCTGATGCAAGTATTCTTGCACACTTATCAACCATTTTTGTCTTTTTCCTCTCAGCGGTTTTTTTAAAGGAAAAGGTCTCAAAATCAACCTTTTATGTTCTTCCCCTTGTTTTTCTTGGAGCAATACTCTTGATTAAGCCGTTTCAATTCTCGTCTTTTTCAGTCTATGCCCTTGTAGGTGTATTAAGTGCCCTGTTTGCTGCAGGAGCCGCAACATCTATTCGGTTTCTCAGCAAAACACATCGGTCTTATGAAATTGTTTTTTATTTTCTCGCAACCGGAACGGTTCTTTCCATACCGCTCATGTGGAACGAATTTGTCATACCGTCTCTGCTTGAATGCTTTTACCTGATTTGCATTGGCGTTGTGTCCCTTCTTGGCCAAATTTTCCTGACGAAAGCTTTCACCCATGAAAATATTGTTGTAGTGGAAATGACAAGATACATAGGAATTGTCTTTAATGCATTGTGGGGTTTTTTATTCTGGTCAGAGATTCCGGATGCAATCACCATTTCAGGCGGTATACTGATTGTTGCTTCATGTGTTCTGCTGTCTATGATGAAAAGAAAAACAGCTGTGGTGCAGGGGCGCTCGTCTTCTGTTTAG